A window from Drosophila kikkawai strain 14028-0561.14 chromosome 2L, DkikHiC1v2, whole genome shotgun sequence encodes these proteins:
- the Mal-B2 gene encoding maltase 2 isoform X3 has protein sequence MYAPPLIQILLFSLLYSGSAMSGLVKSETEDFIDWWQHTVFYQIYPRSFKDSNGDGIGDLQGITSKLPYLAETGITAAWLSPIFQSPMVDFGYDISDYKQIQPEYGTMQDFEELIDTAYGLGIKIVLDFVPNHSSDQHEWFKKSAAKEPGFEDFYVWQDGILQENGTRLPPNNWQSVFYGSAWEWHEARQQFYLHQFTKEQPDLNFRNPKVVQAMDDVILFWLNKGVAGFRIDAVNHLFEDESLRDEPLSGKTQDPLSYDYSKHIYTKDLPEVLEMIQHWRRLLDDFSSKHPERPTRIMMTEAYAGISKLADYYEDHDGVRGSHLPFNFHFITDVKGDADARDFVYNVEKWLIYMPRGHAANWVMGNHDNPRVASRFGASSVDAMNMLLLTLPGVAVTYNGEELGMEDYRDISWQDTVDPPARNVGKKLYKEVSRDPERTPFQWSNEVNAGFSTAPKTWLPVHPNYPELNLEAQKAANKSHYSVYKDLIELRHSAIMRLGRFNIEPISRSVFAFKRSYPNFETIITIINVSDREQLVDLSEFVNRPKKLVVEVSGVDSKYEEGQSLAASAFSLAAREGLVCRLV, from the exons ATGTACGCTCCTCCACTCATCCAAATCCTTCTTTTTAGTCTGCTGTATTCGGGATCCGCCATGTCTGGTTTGGTGAAAAGCGAAACGGAGGACTTTATCGACTGGTGGCAACACACCGTCTTTTACCAGATCTACCCAAGGTCCTTCAAGGACAGCAACGGCGATGGCATTGGGGATTTGCAGGGCATTACCTCAAAGCTGCCTTATCTGGCGGAAACGGGCATAACGGCCGCCTGGCTGAGCCCCATCTTCCAGTCGCCCATGGTGGATTTTGGCTATGACATATCGGACTACAAGCAGATCCAGCCGGAGTATGGCACAATGCAGGACTTTGAGGAGTTGATAGACACAGCGTACGGCTTAGGGATCAAAATCGTTTTGGACTTTGTGCCGAATCACAGCTCGGACCAGCACGAATGGTTCAAGAAGTCGGCAGCCAAGGAGCCGGGCTTCGAGGACTTTTATGTGTGGCAGGATGGCATCCTCCAGGAGAATGGCACCCGATTGCCGCCGAACAACTGGCAGTCCGTCTTCTACGGCTCTGCCTGGGAATGGCACGAGGCCCGACAGCAGTTCTATTTGCATCAGTTTACCAAGGAGCAGCCGGATTTGAATTTCCGCAATCCCAAGGTGGTCCAGGCTATGGACGACGTGATCCTCTTTTGGCTAAACAAAGGCGTAGCTGGCTTCCGCATCGATGCCGTCAATCATTTGTTCGAGGATGAGTCTCTAAGGGATGAGCCATTGAGTGGAAAGACCCAGGACCCGCTGTCCTACGACTACAGTAAACACATCTACACCAAGGATCTGCCCGAGGTCCTGGAAATGATTCAGCACTGGCGGCGACTGCTGGACGACTTCAGTTCCAAGCACCCGGAACGACCCACACGCATCATGATGACGGAGGCGTATGCGGGAATCTCCAAGCTGGCAGACTACTACGAGGACCACGATGGGGTAAGGGGCTCGCATCTGCCCTTCAACTTCCACTTCATTACGGACGTGAAAGGCGACGCGGATGCGCGTGACTTTGTCTACAACGTGGAGAAGTGGCTGATCTACATGCCGCGCGGGCATGCGGCCAACTGGGTCATGGGCAACCACGACAACCCCCGGGTGGCCTCCAGATTCGGTGCGTCCAGCGTGGATGCCATGAACATGCTGCTGCTCACCCTGCCCGGCGTGGCAGTCACATATAAC GGCGAGGAGCTGGGCATGGAGGACTATCGCGACATCAGCTGGCAGGATACGGTGGACCCGCCGGCCAGAAATGTGGGAAAGAAGCTCTACAAGGAGGTCTCCCGGGATCCAGAGCGAACGCCATTCCAGTGGAGTAACGAGGTGAATGCGG GCTTTTCGACTGCCCCCAAGACCTGGCTGCCCGTTCATCCGAACTACCCAGAACTAAACTTGGAGGCCCAGAAGGCGGCCAACAAAAGCCACTACAGTGTCTACAAGGACCTTATAGAGCTAAGACATTCGGCCATAATGCGACTGGGACGCTTCAACATCGAACCCATTTCACGTTCGGTTTTTGCCTTCAAGCG CTCCTATCCCAACTTTGAAACGATAATTACCATTATCAATGTAAGTGACAGGGAACAGTTGGTGGATCTCTCAGAGTTCGTTAATCGTCCCAAGAAACTGGTTGTCGAAGTTTCCGGAGTGGATTCTAAATATGAAGAGGG